A window of [Ruminococcus] lactaris ATCC 29176 genomic DNA:
GTACACACCGCAATCCCGGTTCTCTTTCCCAGTTCACGTGCCAGGATTTCCGCCTGATTATAGCCTCTTTTTCTTTTCCTTTTCCAGTGAAGCGGAATCGGCAGGATCAGCCCAATCTTCCACTCTTTCAGTTTCTTTTCATATTTTTCCGCCAGTTTTTCCGAAAAGACTGATCCATAACATCGTTTATTATGATACTTAAATCGGTATAATGCATCCGATACCGGTTTCTGATGCAGCCAGAGGCTCCTTCCCTGTGTGATATAAGATTTCCTTTTTGCACAGTCCTCACAATATTCTGCCACTTCATCTTTCAGCATTTTCCCGCAACGCATGCAACGTGGTTCTCTGATCCATATCATTTTCTTTTCACAACGGCAGCAGATACTCTCTCCGACTTTTCCGCAAAAAATACATCGTCCGGGATAGAGCAGATTCAGAATCACTGCCTTTACTTTTTTCCCGCTCTTTTTCAGAACTCTCCGATACGTTCTGCAAGACTGGTATATCTTTCCTGTTCGCTTTTGTTCCTGATCATTTCTTGAAATGTTGTATCACTCCCTATAATTGTAAGACATTTCTTGGCTCTCGTAACAGCAGTATACAGAAGATTTCTGTTATATAATAATTTAGGCCCCGGCAAAAGAGGAAGAATCACTGCCGGATATTCACTTCCCTGGGATTTATGTACTGTGATCGCATATGCCAGTTCCAGCTCATCCACCATGTCAAATCCATATTTCACTTTTCTTCCTTCATCATACTCTACTTCTACCGTTTCTTTGTACTCATTGATTTCTGAGATCACACCCATGTCACCGTTGAAAACACCCATTCCTTTATCTACCGTCAGACCAAACCTGGTACAGATTTCCCATTCCAGTTGATAATTATTCTTTATCTGCATCACTTTGTCTCCTTCACGGAACAGCCTTCCGTTAATCTCCCGTTCCGTCTTTTTTTCGTCTGCCGGGTTCAGGTATTTCTGAAGGATCACATTCATTCGTTCTACTCCCAGAAGACCTTTTCTTGTCGGTGTCATCACCTGGATCTCATTGGGATGTGCCTGCACATATTGCGGCAGTTTTCTCTGGATTAATGCAATGATTCCCCCTATGATCGTATCTGCCTCATCACATTTGACAAAGAAAAAATCTCTGCTCTTTTTATTTAATTCTACCGGTTCTCCTGCATTGATCTTATGTGCATTCATGATAATATCACTCTCTCCTGCCTGCCGGAAAATCTTTGTCAGCGTCACAACATGAAATCGTTCTGAAGAAATAATATCTTTCAGAACACTTCCCGGTCCGACGGATGGGAGCTGATCCACATCTCCTACCAGGATCAGTCTTGTTCCCTGTACTACTGCAGACAATAATGCATGCATCAGATTCAGATCCACCATAGACATTTCATCTATAATGATCACATCTGCCTCCAGTGGATTCTCCCGATTTCTCAAAAATCCGCCTGTACTCTCCTCCTCTGGATTTCCATTCACTTCCAGCAGTCTGTGGATCGTCTGTGCCTCATATCCGGTTGCCTCAGTCATACGCTTTGCCGCACGTCCCGTCGGAGCCGCCAGAAGAATGCTCAATCCCTCGCTCTCGAAAAACTGGATCATTGTATTGATCGTCGTAGTCTTTCCTGTTCCCGGACCTCCGGTCAGGATCAGAAGTCCATGCTTGATCGACTCGATCACCGCTTTATGCTGCAGCGGATCAAGTTCTATCTTTTCCTTTTCTTCCACAGCTCTCAGTCTTTTTTCCATCATATCTTCTGGCATCTGGCAATCAATATCAAGATCGTTGAGCATTTTTGCCGTATTCAGTTCCATATAATAATAATGTGCAGGATAGACAATCACTTTTCCGTCTTTCTCTTTCATCACGGTCTTCCGCTCCATGCACAGATCCATAATATACTTTTCAATATCTTCTATTTCAATTCCAAGCAGAACCTTTGCCCTGCGTAAAAGTAATTCTTCAGGCAGATAGATATGCCCCTCTGCAACTGCCTGCTGCAAAATGTAAAACAATCCACTCCGGATCCTGTAATCTGAATCCGTATGAATCCCGATTCTTGCCGCGATCTCATCTGCGGTTCTGAATCCGACTCCCTCGATATCATCTGCAAGCCGATACGGATTTTCCTCCAGAATTTGATGCACCTTCATTCCATACCGTTGATAGATCTTTGCTGCAAGCTTGGTCGAAATTCCATATTTTTGCAGATAGATCATGGATTTTCTCATATCCTTTTTTTCTTCCATCTGCGAAGCGATCTCCATCGCCTTCCGTTCACTGATTCCCTTGATCTCTGCGAGCCGTTCCGGTTCTTCTTCTATAATACGGAATGTATCCTCCCTGAACTTTTTTACGATCCTTGAAGCCATGGTCTGACCGATTCCCTTAATCGCACCAGATCCAAGATAACGTTCGATGGAAACCAGATCTTCCGGTTCTTTCACGCGATATGCCGAAACTTTTAACTGATTGCCATATACGCTGTGATTCACGTATTCTCCTTCTAATTCCAACATTTCTCCTTCTGTGATGAAATTCAGATTCCCCACACACGTTACTTCTCCGTCTTCATTTTCCAAATGAAATACCGTATATCCATTTTCCTCATTCCGAAACACGATGTGCTCTACATATCCTGTTACTTTTTCCACGTCCGTTCCTTTTCTCCTTTTCCATTCAATAACAAAAAAGGAGTGCAGTATCTGTCCACACCCCTCACTCAAAGCAGCTTTTCTACTTAATAGTCTTTTCTGCCGCTCATAAATTCAACAAATTCTCCTGTTCCGATCGCCACTACCTTCATCGGATCTTCTGCTGTCATCGTATTGATCCCGGTCTTCTCTTCGATCAGTTCTTCCAGTCCACGAAGAAGTGATCCGCCTCCGGTCAGCACGATTCCACGATCAAGAATATCGGCAGAAAGTTCCGGAGGTGTCTGCTCCAATACTGATACGACTGCCTCTACAATCTGACCCGTACACTCTCTTAATGCCTCTTCCGTCTCAGATGAAGTTACCGTTACCGTCTTCGGAAGTCCGGTTACCAGATTTCTTCCGCGTACTTCCATTTTTTCTTCCTCGGCAAGCGGATACGTTGTACCGATCTTAATCTTAATATCCTCGGCTGTTCTCTCTCCGATCAGAAGATTATGCTTCTTCCTCATATAACGGACAATGGCTTCATCAAAATCATCTCCTGCCACTTTGATTGATGTATTGACGACTGTTCCTCCCAAAGAGATCACGGCAATATCTGCCGTTCCACCTCCGATATCTACGATCATATTACCGCATGGCTTGGAAATATCAATCCCCGCACCGATTGCTGCTGCTACCGGTTCTTCAATCAGATGTACTTCTCTTGCTCCCGCAGCAAAAGTTGCTTCTTCTACTGCTTTCTTCTCCACCTCTGTCACCCCGCTCGGCACACAGATACTGATCCTCGGCTTTTTGAACAGACGCTTTCCCAATGCTTTCTGCACAAAATATTTGATCATCTTCTCTGTCACTGTATAATCAGAGATAACTCCCTGACGAAGTGGTCTCACTGCAACAATATTCCCCGGTGTGCGTCCAAGCATCAGCCTTGCATCTTCTCCGATGGCTTTGATCACATTTGAATCCCGGTCAAATGCAACTACCGATGGTTCTTTCAGCACAACCCCTTTTCCTTTTACATAAACCAGTACACTGGCCGTTCCTAAATCTATACCAAGATCTACTGACATAATTTAATCTCCCTTCTAAAACGCTTTTTACTTTTTATCATTCAAGTGTCCTTTTCCCCTGAAGGGTCTTATTCCGTACCACCTAGTATAATAAACTTTTTCAAAAATTGGTAGTCATTTTTTGCATATATTTTGGACTTTTTTTTCTTTTAATTTCGTCTTTATTTTTCTTTAGAATTGCATCAAGGTATTTTCCAGTGTAGGATCTGCTATTTTTTGCCACCTCTTCCGGTGTTCCGTATGCTACAACGGTTCCACCACGGTCTCCGCCCTCCGGTCCGATATCTATAATATAGTCCGCAGTCTTTATCACATCCAGATTATGTTCAATTACGATCACTGTATTTCCTTCCTCTGTCAGTCTGCGTAATATCTCTGTCAGTTTATGAACATCCGCAAAATGTAACCCTGTTGTCGGCTCGTCTAAAATATAAACCGTTCTTCCGGTACTGCGTTTACTCAGCTCGGATGCAAGTTTGATCCTCTGTGCCTCTCCTCCCGATAACTCCGTGGATGGCTGACCCAGACGGATATACGAAAGTCCCACATCATTCAGCGTTTCCATCTTTCTCCGGATCGACGGTACATGTGCAAAAAATTCTACCGCTTCTTCCACCGTCATATTTAGGACATCATAAATACTCTTTCCTTTATATTTTACCTCCAGCGTTTCCCGGTTGTACCGCTTACCCCCGCACACCTCACAAGGCACATAGACATCCGGCAGGAAATGCATTTCAATCTTCAGGATTCCATCCCCTGCACAGGCTTCACATCGTCCGCCTTTTACATTGAAACTGAATCTTCCTTTTTTATATCCTCTTGCCTTCGCATCCGGTGTAGACGCAAAAAGATCACGGATCAGGTCAAATACACCGGTGTAAGTTGCCGGATTGGAACGTGGCGTGCGTCCGATCGGTGACTGATCTATATTGATCACCTTGTCAAACTGCTCCAGTCCTTCTATCTTTTTATGCTTACCCGGAATCGTTCTGGCACGATTCAGTTCTCTTGCCAGCTTTTTATAAAGGATCTCATTCACCAGCGAACTTTTTCCTGAACCTGATACTCCCGTCACACAGGTCAGTACACCGACCGGAAAACTGACATTGATCTTCTTCAGATTATTTTCCTCTGCACCAATCACCTTTAACCATCCTTTTGGCTCTTTTCTTTCCGTCGGAACCGGAATCTTAATCTTACCGCTGAGATAAGCTCCTGTTATAGAAGCCGGATTTTTCATGATTTCCTGTGCATTTCCTGTGGCAACAACCTGTCCGCCATGTTCTCCGGCTCCCGGTCCAATATCTACAATATAGTCTGCTGCCAGCATAGTATCCTCGTCATGTTCTACCACGATCAGAGAATTTCCCAGATCCCGCAAATGCTTCAATGTCGCAAGAAGCTTATCATTATCTCTCTGATGCAGTCCAATGCTTGGTTCATCAAGGATATAAGCAACTCCAACCAGTCCTGAACCGATCTGGGTCGCCAGACGGATACGTTGTGCTTCACCCCCCGACAAAGTTCCTGTTGCCCTCGCCAGCGTCAGATAATCCAGTCCTACATCCATCAAAAACTGAATCCTTGCACGGATCTCTTTCAGGATCTGACCACCGATCATCTGCTGCGTCTCCGTCAAATGCAGTTCCTGAAGAAATTTCTGAAGCTTCTCTATAGAAAGGGCTGTGACCTCTGAAATATTTTTTTCACCTATGGTTACTGCCAATGCACTTGCCTTTAACCGCTGACCACCACATGCCGAACATGGGGTGATATTCATGAAAGTCTCATATTCTGCTTTCATTGTCTCCGAACCGGTCTCACGATACCTGCGTTCCACATTCTTGATCAGTCCGTCAAATGCGACATCATAAACGCCTTCTCCCCGCTGCCCTTTATAATACACTTTCACTTCTTTTCCATTGGTTCCATAGATCAGAACATCATGTACTTTTTTCGGGTAGTCCTGAAAAGGTGTATCCAGATCAAAATCATATTCCCTGCAAAGAGCCTGCAGGATTGCATTGGTAAAGCTGGTCTTATCCGCACAGGACTGCCAGCCAGGAACCGTGATTGCACCTTCATTGATACTCAGCGACGGATCCGGTATCATAAGTTCCTCCGAAAATTCCATCTTATATCCAAGTCCAAAACATTCAGGGCACGCTCCAAACGGATTATTAAATGAAAAACTTCTCGGCTCTATCTCTTCTATACTGATCCCACAATCAGGACAGGAAAAACTCTGGCTGAAATTCATAGACTCTTCGCCGATTACATCTACGATCAGCAATCCTTCTGCCAGATGCAGCACATTTTCCACAGAATCTGTCAGCCTCTTCTCAATCCCCGGTTTAACTACAAGCCGATCCACAATGATCTCAATATTATGCTTGATATTCTTGTCCAGTGTGATCTCCTCTGACAGTTCATACAGATTTCCATCTACACGGACACGCACATAACCACTCTTCTTCGCTCTGTCAAATAATTTAGCGTGCGTTCCCTTTCTTCCCCTTACGACCGGAGCCAGAAGCTGGATCTTCGTCCGCTCCGGAAGTGCCATGATCTGATCCACCATCTGATCCACCGTCTGCTTTGCAATCTCACGTCCACATTTCGGGCAGTGAGGGATTCCTACCCTCGCATACAATAAACGGAAATAATCATAAATCTCCGTCACAGTTCCAACGGTAGAACGCGGGTTATGGTTCGTCGATTTCTGATCAATGGAAATTGCAGGTGAAAGACCTTCAATGCTCTCTACATCCGGTTTCTCCATCTGTCCTAAGAACTGTCTTGCATAAGAAGACAGTGACTCCATATATCTTCTCTGCCCCTCTGCATAAATCGTATCAAATGCAAGAGACGATTTTCCCGAACCACTCAGACCCGTCAAAACAACCAGTTCATTCCTTGGAATATCCACATCGATATTCTTCAGATTATTTTCATTTGCTCCCCTGATCCTGATATACTGGCGGGCATCCATTTTCTTTGCCATTCTCTTTTCTCCTTATTTTCATGTCCATAGTTCAATAATATAGATGCCAGGGTCAAAAGGTCTAAGCCCACATGAGCTTGCTCATAGGTGGGTGAAAGACCTTAGGAACCGCCCCGATATGAGCATAAAAGTGGGATGATAATCCCACGATATGCGAATATTGGGTAGGATTGTGGGAGTGCGTAGCACG
This region includes:
- a CDS encoding ATP-dependent RecD-like DNA helicase, translating into MEKVTGYVEHIVFRNEENGYTVFHLENEDGEVTCVGNLNFITEGEMLELEGEYVNHSVYGNQLKVSAYRVKEPEDLVSIERYLGSGAIKGIGQTMASRIVKKFREDTFRIIEEEPERLAEIKGISERKAMEIASQMEEKKDMRKSMIYLQKYGISTKLAAKIYQRYGMKVHQILEENPYRLADDIEGVGFRTADEIAARIGIHTDSDYRIRSGLFYILQQAVAEGHIYLPEELLLRRAKVLLGIEIEDIEKYIMDLCMERKTVMKEKDGKVIVYPAHYYYMELNTAKMLNDLDIDCQMPEDMMEKRLRAVEEKEKIELDPLQHKAVIESIKHGLLILTGGPGTGKTTTINTMIQFFESEGLSILLAAPTGRAAKRMTEATGYEAQTIHRLLEVNGNPEEESTGGFLRNRENPLEADVIIIDEMSMVDLNLMHALLSAVVQGTRLILVGDVDQLPSVGPGSVLKDIISSERFHVVTLTKIFRQAGESDIIMNAHKINAGEPVELNKKSRDFFFVKCDEADTIIGGIIALIQRKLPQYVQAHPNEIQVMTPTRKGLLGVERMNVILQKYLNPADEKKTEREINGRLFREGDKVMQIKNNYQLEWEICTRFGLTVDKGMGVFNGDMGVISEINEYKETVEVEYDEGRKVKYGFDMVDELELAYAITVHKSQGSEYPAVILPLLPGPKLLYNRNLLYTAVTRAKKCLTIIGSDTTFQEMIRNKSEQERYTSLAERIGEF
- a CDS encoding ComF family protein yields the protein MILNLLYPGRCIFCGKVGESICCRCEKKMIWIREPRCMRCGKMLKDEVAEYCEDCAKRKSYITQGRSLWLHQKPVSDALYRFKYHNKRCYGSVFSEKLAEKYEKKLKEWKIGLILPIPLHWKRKRKRGYNQAEILARELGKRTGIAVCTDRLLRIRNTRPLKLFDRKERMEVLQGAFAVRSSSDFPENILLIDDIYTSGSTMEHAAGILKRAGVQNVYFLTVSIGQER
- the uvrA gene encoding excinuclease ABC subunit UvrA, producing MAKKMDARQYIRIRGANENNLKNIDVDIPRNELVVLTGLSGSGKSSLAFDTIYAEGQRRYMESLSSYARQFLGQMEKPDVESIEGLSPAISIDQKSTNHNPRSTVGTVTEIYDYFRLLYARVGIPHCPKCGREIAKQTVDQMVDQIMALPERTKIQLLAPVVRGRKGTHAKLFDRAKKSGYVRVRVDGNLYELSEEITLDKNIKHNIEIIVDRLVVKPGIEKRLTDSVENVLHLAEGLLIVDVIGEESMNFSQSFSCPDCGISIEEIEPRSFSFNNPFGACPECFGLGYKMEFSEELMIPDPSLSINEGAITVPGWQSCADKTSFTNAILQALCREYDFDLDTPFQDYPKKVHDVLIYGTNGKEVKVYYKGQRGEGVYDVAFDGLIKNVERRYRETGSETMKAEYETFMNITPCSACGGQRLKASALAVTIGEKNISEVTALSIEKLQKFLQELHLTETQQMIGGQILKEIRARIQFLMDVGLDYLTLARATGTLSGGEAQRIRLATQIGSGLVGVAYILDEPSIGLHQRDNDKLLATLKHLRDLGNSLIVVEHDEDTMLAADYIVDIGPGAGEHGGQVVATGNAQEIMKNPASITGAYLSGKIKIPVPTERKEPKGWLKVIGAEENNLKKINVSFPVGVLTCVTGVSGSGKSSLVNEILYKKLARELNRARTIPGKHKKIEGLEQFDKVINIDQSPIGRTPRSNPATYTGVFDLIRDLFASTPDAKARGYKKGRFSFNVKGGRCEACAGDGILKIEMHFLPDVYVPCEVCGGKRYNRETLEVKYKGKSIYDVLNMTVEEAVEFFAHVPSIRRKMETLNDVGLSYIRLGQPSTELSGGEAQRIKLASELSKRSTGRTVYILDEPTTGLHFADVHKLTEILRRLTEEGNTVIVIEHNLDVIKTADYIIDIGPEGGDRGGTVVAYGTPEEVAKNSRSYTGKYLDAILKKNKDEIKRKKSPKYMQKMTTNF
- a CDS encoding rod shape-determining protein, translated to MSVDLGIDLGTASVLVYVKGKGVVLKEPSVVAFDRDSNVIKAIGEDARLMLGRTPGNIVAVRPLRQGVISDYTVTEKMIKYFVQKALGKRLFKKPRISICVPSGVTEVEKKAVEEATFAAGAREVHLIEEPVAAAIGAGIDISKPCGNMIVDIGGGTADIAVISLGGTVVNTSIKVAGDDFDEAIVRYMRKKHNLLIGERTAEDIKIKIGTTYPLAEEEKMEVRGRNLVTGLPKTVTVTSSETEEALRECTGQIVEAVVSVLEQTPPELSADILDRGIVLTGGGSLLRGLEELIEEKTGINTMTAEDPMKVVAIGTGEFVEFMSGRKDY